A genome region from Piliocolobus tephrosceles isolate RC106 chromosome 8, ASM277652v3, whole genome shotgun sequence includes the following:
- the ARF5 gene encoding ADP-ribosylation factor 5 yields MGLTVSALFSRIFGKKQMRILMVGLDAAGKTTILYKLKLGEIVTTIPTIGFNVETVEYKNICFTVWDVGGQDKIRPLWRHYFQNTQGLIFVVDSNDRERVQESADELQKMLQEDELRDAVLLVFANKQDMPNAMPVSELTDKLGLQHLRSRTWYVQATCATQGTGLYDGLDWLSHELSKR; encoded by the exons ATGGGCCTCACCGTGTCCGCGCTCTTTTCGCGGATCTTCGGGAAGAAGCAGATGCGGATTCTCATGG TTGGCTTGGATGCGGCTGGCAAGACCACAATCCTGTACAAACTGAAGTTGGGGGAGATTGTCACCACCATCCCAACCATAG GCTTCAATGTAGAAACAGTGGAATATAAGAACATCTGTTTCACAGTCTGGGACGTGGGAGGCCAGGACAAGATTCGGCCTCTGTGGCGGCACTACTTCCAGAACACTCAG GGCCTCATCTTTGTGGTGGACAGTAATGACCGGGAGCGGGTCCAAGAATCTGCCGATGAACTCCAGAAGATG CTGCAGGAGGACGAGCTGCGGGATGCAGTGCTGCTGGTGTTTGCCAACAAGCAAGACATGCCCAACGCCATGCCCGTGAGCGAGCTGACTGACAAGCTGGGGCTACAGCACTTGCGCAGCCGCACG TGGTATGTCCAGGCCACCTGTGCCACCCAAGGCACAGGTCTCTATGATGGTCTGGACTGGCTGTCCCACGAGCTGTCAAAGCGCTAA